Genomic segment of Mucilaginibacter sabulilitoris:
GATATGGTTGCAACCCATAACTCTCCATACATACACATAGGCGGCGATGAAACCTATTTGCTGGGCCATTGCGAGAAATGTAAAAAGAGGGCTGCCGAAATTGGTTTATCGCGCCTTTATTTTGATCATATTAAAATGCTGTGCGATATTGTGGTGAGCCTTGGTAAACGACCAATAGTATGGGCAGATATTGCATTGAAATACCCCGATTATATTAACCTGCTCCCCAAACAAACCATTTTTATCGACTGGAACTATGGCTGGGATGTGAACCATTTTGGAGATCATTCCAAGCTGCTTAAATCAGGCTATGAAATCTGGGGTTCACCCTCTATCAGGAGCCACCCCGACAATTATTTCATTACCGACTGGCAAAAGCATTTCAATAACATCAGGGATTTTATCCCTTTGTCCAGAAAATTAGGTTATAAAGGCATTGTCATGACGTCTTGGTCAACATCGGGTGTTTATTCTTCCCTGTTTGAATCAGAAGATGAACTGATTGATTTGTACGCCATACGCCACGTGTATCCCTTAAGCGGTTTCAATATTCTGGTCGACTATTACCTGAAAACCTTAAAAGGACAAAAGCTAACCAACAATCAGTTTATAGCTAATTATTGCAGTACACATAATGGTTTCAGTCCGCAGCAGGCCAAACAGTTTGAGCGTGCTTTATTTTCGGCGCCATACACTGTGATGCATGGAAAGGTAAAGTCGCCAACGCCGATGACCATAGCTCAATTGCTGGATACCGCAGCAAGTTCGCTTCAAACACTAAAATCATTGCAACCGGTAAAAGATGCCCGGGAGTTTAAGCATTACATTTTAATGGCTGATATTAGGGTTTATTACCTCACCTATATGAAAATAGAGGCCGAAGTAAATGCGCCTGATTTTTCTGCGGATAGTGCGCCTTTATATGTACTGCAGCTCAAAAAAATGTTAGCTGATGAGCAACGATTAAACGAGGAATTTACAGCCTTGAATAATGATTTTCTTTATCCATCAGCAATAGATGAGGAAAATCTGCTGAGGAGCCAAAAGGTGCATGTTTTATATAATCGTTTAGCTAAAATAAAATGAAGTTTCTGAGCATTCCCTTTGTTCCGGAGGAAAACTACGCGCACGAGAAATTACCCCAGCATGTTATCGGCCATGAACCATGGAACCTTGAACAAAACCTGTCATGCACGGCGGCGTTTTCCATTTCGCATTTTGATGAAGGGATCAACCTGAAATTTTCGGTAACGGAACCATTCCTCCGGGTAAAGAAAAGAAAGATCAACGGCGAAGTTCACCGGGATAATTGTGTTGAGTTTTTCATCGCGTTTGATCAGGAAAGCTATTACTACAATTTTGAGTTCAACTGCCTCGGGTCGGTAAAGGCGGCTTACGGAAAAAATCGGCTACACCGTAAATTTTTACCCGCAGAACTTTTAAAAGGTATTGAAAATAATATGGCCATTTGTATGGATAACCTGTCGGGCGGCAAGGCTATCAGATGGGAAATCTCGATTGTTTTGCCTGTAACGGTGTTTCATTACCATCATAAAAAAACGCTGAGCGGCGAGGAATGTTCCGTGAACTTTGCAAAGTGTGGCGATAGTTTGCCTAAGCCGCATTTTTTAAGCTGGGTTGAAATTTTATCTGATAAACCCGATTTTCACCAGCCGCAGTTTTTTGGCCGTGTCAAATTTGAATCAAACCCTGTTTTAACCTTAGCCTGATATGAAAAAGTACTTTTTTATTCTCCTTTTGCTTTTGTGCTCCAGTGTATTGAATGCTCAAAACCTGAAGTTAATACCTTATCCGAGCAACGTAAAAATGGCCGGAAGTAGGTTAGCAATGGCAAGAGGAAGCGGATTTTATACCGATAACCCACGATTTAAATACGCGGTAAATTATTTGAACGAAGAAATTGGCTCCCCCCATAAAACAGCGGCAAGGAAACAGAAAATTACTAT
This window contains:
- a CDS encoding beta-N-acetylhexosaminidase, with the protein product MKIYLQRTAMLVLIMIGLSFSALATNLNADDSVKIKGFHLDMRIQVMKPAALKTFVKKLSNDGINTIIMEWEGSYPFLKEPLIANRYAYTRQEVKDFIAYCNSLHVQVIPLQQSFGHVEYILRNDRYAALREDQKDFSQVCPSEPELNKKLFTELYTDMVATHNSPYIHIGGDETYLLGHCEKCKKRAAEIGLSRLYFDHIKMLCDIVVSLGKRPIVWADIALKYPDYINLLPKQTIFIDWNYGWDVNHFGDHSKLLKSGYEIWGSPSIRSHPDNYFITDWQKHFNNIRDFIPLSRKLGYKGIVMTSWSTSGVYSSLFESEDELIDLYAIRHVYPLSGFNILVDYYLKTLKGQKLTNNQFIANYCSTHNGFSPQQAKQFERALFSAPYTVMHGKVKSPTPMTIAQLLDTAASSLQTLKSLQPVKDAREFKHYILMADIRVYYLTYMKIEAEVNAPDFSADSAPLYVLQLKKMLADEQRLNEEFTALNNDFLYPSAIDEENLLRSQKVHVLYNRLAKIK
- a CDS encoding carbohydrate-binding family 9-like protein, encoding MKFLSIPFVPEENYAHEKLPQHVIGHEPWNLEQNLSCTAAFSISHFDEGINLKFSVTEPFLRVKKRKINGEVHRDNCVEFFIAFDQESYYYNFEFNCLGSVKAAYGKNRLHRKFLPAELLKGIENNMAICMDNLSGGKAIRWEISIVLPVTVFHYHHKKTLSGEECSVNFAKCGDSLPKPHFLSWVEILSDKPDFHQPQFFGRVKFESNPVLTLA